In Salvelinus sp. IW2-2015 unplaced genomic scaffold, ASM291031v2 Un_scaffold1651, whole genome shotgun sequence, the following proteins share a genomic window:
- the LOC112071585 gene encoding LOW QUALITY PROTEIN: neurofilament heavy polypeptide-like (The sequence of the model RefSeq protein was modified relative to this genomic sequence to represent the inferred CDS: substituted 2 bases at 2 genomic stop codons), which produces MSPIEANSPVEANSPVEANCPVEANSLVEANSPVEANFSSNSPIEANSLVESNSPVEANSPIEANSPVEANSPVEANSSVEANSPVEANSPFEANSPVEANCPVEANSPVEANCPVEANCPVEANSPVEANSPVEANSPVEANCPVEAKLSCXSXLSREANSPVEANCPVEANSPVEASVEANSPVEANSPVEANSPVEANCPLTPVKLTPVEANSPVEANSPVEANSPVEANSPVEAKLSR; this is translated from the exons atgaGCCCAATAGAAG CTAACTCTCCTGTTGAAGCTAACTCTCCTGTTGAAGCTAACTGTCCTGTTGAAGCTAACTCTCTCGTTGAAGCTAACTCTCCTGTTGAAGCTAACTTCTCCT CTAACTCTCCCATTGAAGCTAACTCTCTCGTTGAATCTAACTCTCCCGTTGAAGCTAACTCTCCCATTGAAGCTAACTCTCCTGTTGAAGCTAACTCTCCCGTTGAAGCTAACTCCTCCGTTGAAGCTAACTCTCCCGTTGAAGCTAACTCTCCGTTTGAAGCTAACTCTCCC GTTGAAGCTAACTGTCCCGTTGAAGCTAACTCTCCTGTTGAAGCTAACTGTCCCGTTGAAGCTAACTGTCCTGTTGAAGCTAACTCTCCTGTTGAAGCTAACTCTCCCGTTGAAGCTAACTCTCCTGTTGAAGCTAACTGTCCTGTTGAAGCTAAACTCTCCTGTTGAAGCTAACTCTCCCGTGAAGCTAACTCTCCTGTTGAAGCTAACTGTCCTGTTGAAGCTAACTCTCCCGTTGAAGC CTCTGTTGAAGCTAACTCTCCTGTTGAAGCTAACTCTCCTGTTGAAGCTAACTCTCCTGTTGAAGCTAACTGTCCT CTAACTCCCGTGAAGCTAACTCCCGTTGAAGCTAACTCTCCCGTTGAAGCTAACTCTCCCGTTGAAGCTAACTCTCCCGTTGAAGCTAACTCTCCCGTTGAAGCTAAACTCTCCCGTTGA